A DNA window from Streptococcus mutans contains the following coding sequences:
- the radA gene encoding DNA repair protein RadA, with the protein MADCWNSNERRIAIAKKKTTFVCQECGYNSPKYLGRCPNCSSWSSFVEEIEVAEVKNARVSLTGEKTRPVKLNQVTSSQATRVKTNMEEFNRVLGGGVVPGSLVLIGGDPGIGKSTLLLQVSTQLANKGTVFYVSGEESAEQIKLRSERLGDIDNEFYLYAETNMQSIRAEIEKIQPDFLIIDSIQTVMSPEISSVQGSVSQVREVTAELMQLAKTNNIATFIVGHVTKEGTLAGPRMLEHMVDTVLYFEGERQHTFRILRAVKNRFGSTNEIGIFEMRSGGLVEVLNPSQVFLEERLDGATGSAIVVTMEGTRPILAEVQALVTPTVFGNAKRTTTGLDFNRVSLIMAVLEKRCGLLLQNQDAYLKSAGGVRLDEPAIDLAVAVAIASSYKEKPTNPQECYIGEIGLTGEIRRVNRIEQRLNEASKLGFTKIFVPKNSLSGLTIPQGIQVIGVTTVSEVLKKVFN; encoded by the coding sequence ATGGCAGATTGCTGGAATAGTAACGAAAGGAGAATTGCCATAGCTAAGAAAAAAACAACTTTTGTCTGTCAAGAGTGCGGCTATAATTCGCCCAAGTATCTGGGACGTTGTCCTAATTGCTCGTCTTGGTCTTCTTTTGTTGAAGAGATTGAAGTTGCTGAGGTTAAAAATGCTCGCGTTTCACTGACAGGTGAGAAGACACGGCCAGTCAAGTTAAATCAGGTCACCTCCAGCCAAGCCACTAGAGTCAAGACCAATATGGAAGAATTCAACCGTGTTTTGGGCGGTGGTGTTGTACCAGGCAGTCTGGTTCTTATCGGCGGCGATCCCGGCATCGGGAAATCGACCCTACTTTTGCAAGTTTCAACACAATTAGCCAATAAAGGAACTGTTTTTTATGTTTCTGGTGAAGAATCAGCGGAGCAGATCAAGTTGCGTAGCGAGCGTCTCGGTGATATTGACAATGAGTTTTATCTCTATGCTGAAACTAATATGCAAAGTATTCGTGCTGAGATTGAAAAAATCCAGCCTGATTTTTTAATTATTGATTCTATTCAAACAGTGATGAGTCCTGAAATTTCCAGTGTTCAAGGTTCTGTTTCTCAGGTGCGTGAAGTGACAGCAGAATTAATGCAATTAGCTAAAACCAATAACATTGCGACTTTTATTGTTGGACATGTGACTAAAGAAGGAACCTTAGCTGGACCGCGAATGTTAGAACACATGGTGGACACTGTGCTCTACTTTGAAGGCGAGCGGCAGCATACTTTTCGTATCTTACGAGCCGTTAAAAATCGCTTTGGTTCTACTAATGAGATTGGTATTTTTGAAATGAGGTCGGGTGGTTTGGTTGAGGTTTTGAATCCCAGCCAAGTTTTTTTAGAAGAGCGTCTAGATGGAGCAACAGGCTCAGCTATTGTTGTTACCATGGAAGGAACACGACCTATTTTAGCGGAAGTACAAGCCCTAGTAACACCAACTGTTTTTGGTAATGCTAAACGGACAACAACAGGACTGGACTTTAATCGTGTTAGTTTGATTATGGCGGTTTTGGAGAAGCGCTGCGGACTTTTATTGCAAAATCAAGATGCCTATCTCAAATCAGCTGGTGGTGTGCGCTTAGATGAGCCTGCTATTGATTTAGCGGTTGCGGTAGCCATTGCTTCCAGTTATAAGGAAAAGCCAACCAACCCTCAAGAATGTTATATTGGTGAAATTGGTTTGACAGGTGAAATTCGTCGTGTTAATCGTATCGAACAACGTCTCAATGAAGCTAGTAAGCTCGGTTTTACCAAGATTTTTGTACCCAAAAATTCCCTGTCAGGTTTAACGATTCCACAAGGTATTCAGGTAATTGGTGTGACAACTGTTAGTGAAGTCTTAAAAAAGGTATTTAATTGA
- a CDS encoding 5-formyltetrahydrofolate cyclo-ligase, translating into MMKKDYRTQVIEDLKKQDKAKKVLRDEQLLEELIQLEAYQKAHVIATYLAFPFEFDTSLLIEQAQRDNKSIVVPKTYPQGKMIFVVYDEADLQITKFGLKEPRSEEALEKSAIDLIHVPGLAFNNEGYRIGFGAGYYDQYLADFQGDTVSTIYSFQQFTFEPSFFDIPVKEVLVSGDL; encoded by the coding sequence ATGATGAAAAAGGACTATCGTACTCAAGTCATTGAAGATTTGAAAAAACAAGATAAAGCCAAAAAAGTGCTCAGAGATGAGCAACTTTTGGAAGAACTTATTCAATTAGAGGCTTATCAAAAAGCACATGTTATTGCAACTTATTTAGCTTTTCCTTTTGAATTTGACACATCTTTGCTGATTGAGCAAGCTCAAAGAGATAATAAAAGCATAGTTGTTCCTAAAACCTATCCTCAAGGGAAAATGATTTTTGTTGTTTATGATGAAGCAGATTTACAAATTACTAAATTTGGCCTTAAGGAACCAAGAAGTGAGGAGGCTCTTGAAAAATCAGCTATTGATCTCATCCATGTTCCGGGGCTTGCTTTTAACAATGAAGGCTACCGTATAGGTTTTGGTGCGGGATATTATGATCAATACTTGGCAGATTTTCAGGGTGATACAGTCAGCACAATTTATTCTTTTCAACAGTTCACTTTTGAGCCTAGTTTTTTTGACATTCCAGTAAAGGAGGTGTTGGTCAGTGGAGACCTTTAA
- a CDS encoding dUTP diphosphatase — translation MKTRGFELITDYTDENLLPKRETAHAAGYDLKVAERTEIPAGAIVLVPTGVKAYMQVGEVLYLFDRSSNPRKKGLVLINSVGVIDGDYYNNPNNEGHIFAQMKNMTDQTVVLEAGERVVQGVFMPFLLIDGDKATGTRTGGFGSTGG, via the coding sequence ATGAAAACACGTGGTTTTGAATTAATTACTGACTATACTGATGAAAATCTTTTGCCAAAGCGGGAAACAGCTCATGCAGCTGGTTATGATCTGAAAGTGGCAGAGCGGACGGAAATTCCTGCGGGAGCAATTGTTCTGGTCCCAACAGGTGTCAAAGCTTATATGCAGGTTGGTGAAGTTCTCTATCTTTTTGATCGTTCGTCCAATCCTCGTAAAAAAGGCTTGGTATTGATTAATTCAGTTGGGGTTATTGATGGCGATTATTACAATAACCCTAATAATGAAGGTCATATTTTTGCTCAGATGAAAAATATGACAGACCAAACAGTTGTGCTTGAAGCTGGAGAACGTGTGGTTCAAGGTGTTTTTATGCCTTTTCTGTTAATAGATGGTGATAAAGCGACTGGCACACGTACAGGCGGTTTTGGATCAACTGGAGGATAG
- a CDS encoding N-acetyldiaminopimelate deacetylase, whose translation MTLDLIKIRRDLHQIPEIGLEEFKTQAYLLERIAEITNGKDFVEQRTWRTGILVFLKGSRPQKTIGWRTDIDALPVVEETGLAFASQHEGRMHACGHDMHMTIALGLLDTMVQVQPKNNLLFLFQPAEENEAGGMLMYEDGAFGNWQPDEFYGLHVRPDFKVGDIATNTSTLFAGTCEVFITFKGKGGHAAFPHNANDALVAASYFITQVQTIVSRNVDPIEGGVVTFGSMHAGTTNNVIAETATLHGTIRTLTQDMSLLIQKRVQEMARGIATSFDLEVDVTLKQGGYLPVENDSQLAKQLMTYFENASAVNLIDCLPAMTGEDFGYLLNKIPGVMFWLGIDTPYALHHPKMSPREEALSFAVDNISGFLKTRTN comes from the coding sequence TGGTCTGGAAGAATTTAAAACGCAAGCTTATCTCTTGGAACGTATTGCTGAAATCACCAATGGTAAAGACTTTGTTGAGCAGAGGACCTGGCGTACAGGGATTTTAGTCTTTTTAAAAGGTTCTCGTCCTCAAAAAACAATCGGTTGGCGTACCGATATTGATGCGCTTCCTGTCGTTGAAGAAACAGGGCTTGCTTTTGCCAGTCAGCATGAAGGGCGTATGCATGCTTGCGGCCATGATATGCATATGACCATTGCTCTTGGCTTACTTGATACAATGGTGCAAGTACAGCCTAAAAATAACTTACTCTTTCTTTTTCAGCCAGCAGAAGAAAATGAAGCAGGTGGTATGCTCATGTATGAAGATGGCGCCTTTGGTAATTGGCAGCCTGATGAATTCTATGGTTTGCATGTCCGCCCAGATTTTAAAGTTGGTGATATTGCAACTAATACATCTACCTTATTTGCTGGGACTTGTGAAGTTTTCATCACTTTCAAAGGTAAGGGCGGTCATGCTGCCTTTCCTCATAATGCTAATGATGCCCTTGTAGCTGCTTCTTACTTTATTACACAAGTTCAAACCATTGTCAGTCGTAATGTTGATCCCATTGAGGGTGGAGTTGTGACCTTTGGTTCTATGCATGCTGGGACAACCAATAATGTTATTGCTGAAACAGCTACCTTACATGGAACCATCCGAACCCTGACTCAGGACATGAGTCTTTTGATTCAAAAGCGGGTGCAGGAAATGGCTCGAGGAATTGCAACTTCTTTTGATTTAGAAGTAGATGTTACACTCAAACAAGGTGGCTATTTGCCAGTTGAAAATGATTCTCAATTGGCTAAACAATTGATGACTTATTTTGAAAATGCGTCTGCTGTCAATTTGATAGACTGTTTACCAGCTATGACTGGTGAAGATTTTGGCTATCTGCTCAATAAAATCCCCGGTGTTATGTTCTGGCTGGGAATTGACACACCTTATGCACTTCATCATCCTAAGATGAGTCCCAGAGAAGAAGCTTTGTCATTTGCAGTTGATAATATTAGTGGCTTCTTGAAGACCAGAACGAATTAA
- a CDS encoding NAD(P)H-dependent glycerol-3-phosphate dehydrogenase: MIRQKIAVLGPGSWGTALSQVLNDNGHEVRIWGNIPEQLDEINEHHTNKRYFKDVVLDEKIKAYHDLEDALKDIDAVLFVVPTKVTRLVAKQVSQILDHKAVVMHASKGLEPGTHERLSVILEEEIPNHLRSDIVVVSGPSHAEETIVRDITLITAASKDLEAAKYVQKLFSNNYFRLYTNPDVIGVETAGALKNIIAVGAGALHGMGYGDNAKAAVITRGLAEITRLGVKLGADPLTYSGLSGVGDLIVTGTSIYSRNWRAGDALGRGEKLEDIERNMGMVIEGISTTKVAYELSRELNVYMPITCAIYQSIYEGKNIKEAITSMMSNEFRAENEWSK; this comes from the coding sequence ATGATCAGACAAAAAATTGCCGTACTAGGTCCTGGTTCTTGGGGAACCGCCTTATCCCAAGTTCTTAACGACAATGGTCATGAAGTCCGTATCTGGGGAAATATTCCTGAACAGCTTGATGAAATTAATGAACATCATACTAACAAGCGTTATTTTAAGGATGTGGTCCTAGATGAAAAAATCAAAGCTTATCACGATTTAGAGGATGCTCTTAAGGATATTGATGCTGTCCTTTTTGTTGTTCCAACAAAAGTAACACGCTTAGTGGCCAAGCAAGTTTCACAAATTCTTGATCACAAAGCCGTTGTCATGCACGCTTCTAAAGGATTGGAACCGGGCACTCACGAACGCTTATCTGTCATCCTTGAAGAAGAAATTCCAAATCATCTTCGAAGCGACATAGTTGTTGTTTCCGGACCCAGCCATGCTGAGGAAACCATCGTGCGCGATATTACCCTGATTACAGCGGCATCTAAAGATTTAGAAGCCGCCAAATACGTTCAAAAGCTCTTTAGCAACAACTATTTTCGTCTTTACACCAATCCCGATGTTATTGGTGTGGAAACTGCTGGTGCCCTGAAAAATATCATTGCTGTTGGGGCAGGAGCACTCCATGGAATGGGGTATGGTGATAATGCTAAAGCAGCTGTTATCACACGCGGTCTAGCCGAAATTACACGTTTAGGCGTCAAACTGGGAGCTGATCCGCTCACTTACAGCGGTCTGTCTGGTGTTGGAGATTTGATTGTTACTGGAACTTCTATCTATTCACGTAATTGGCGAGCCGGAGATGCTCTAGGACGCGGAGAAAAATTGGAAGACATTGAAAGAAATATGGGAATGGTTATTGAAGGAATTTCCACAACAAAGGTCGCCTACGAACTTTCTCGAGAACTCAACGTCTATATGCCAATTACCTGTGCTATTTATCAGTCAATTTATGAAGGCAAAAATATTAAAGAAGCTATCACTTCTATGATGTCAAATGAGTTTAGAGCGGAAAATGAATGGAGTAAATAA
- a CDS encoding beta-class carbonic anhydrase, with the protein MSYFDNFIKANQAYVDLHGTAHLPLKPKTRVAIVTCMDSRLHVAPALGLALGDAHILRNAGGRVTDDVIRSLVISEQQLGTSEIVVLHHTDCGAQTFTNAEFTEQLKRDLAVDAGDQDFLPFTDIEESVREDIALLKNSPLIPEVIIISGAIYDVDTGRVREVN; encoded by the coding sequence ATGTCTTATTTTGATAATTTTATAAAGGCAAATCAAGCATATGTTGATTTGCATGGAACTGCTCACTTGCCACTTAAGCCAAAAACGCGTGTTGCTATTGTTACTTGTATGGACTCTCGTTTACACGTAGCACCTGCTTTGGGGTTGGCTTTAGGAGATGCCCATATTTTACGCAATGCAGGCGGCCGTGTAACGGATGACGTTATTCGTTCTCTGGTTATTTCTGAGCAACAGTTAGGAACAAGTGAAATTGTGGTTTTGCATCATACGGATTGTGGTGCACAGACTTTTACAAATGCTGAGTTTACTGAGCAGTTAAAGCGGGATTTAGCTGTTGATGCTGGAGATCAGGACTTTCTTCCGTTTACAGATATTGAAGAGAGTGTGCGAGAGGATATTGCTCTTTTGAAAAATTCTCCTCTGATTCCTGAAGTTATTATTATTTCTGGAGCTATTTATGATGTT
- a CDS encoding cysteine hydrolase family protein, with protein MADYLLVIDMQSDYVAAGKAYDSEALTAAVNDKIASYSRDHVIYIVNRFFWELTRKPKNFAIGLSLVSDRVFEKRQASCFTNQNLTRFLEESGAESLEFIGVDGNGCVNASILAAAHKGYQVSVDLSYLGVINKEKFQKTLQQWQIAGIVTKGELP; from the coding sequence ATGGCAGATTATTTATTAGTTATAGATATGCAGTCAGACTATGTTGCTGCTGGAAAAGCTTATGATAGTGAAGCGCTGACTGCGGCTGTTAATGACAAAATTGCTAGCTATTCAAGAGACCATGTGATTTATATAGTTAATCGTTTTTTCTGGGAATTAACAAGGAAACCGAAGAATTTTGCAATTGGCCTTTCCTTGGTGTCTGATAGAGTCTTTGAAAAGCGTCAAGCATCTTGCTTTACGAACCAAAACTTAACAAGATTTTTGGAGGAAAGCGGTGCAGAGAGTTTAGAATTTATTGGTGTTGATGGCAATGGCTGCGTCAATGCTTCAATTCTGGCAGCAGCACATAAGGGCTATCAAGTCTCAGTTGATTTATCCTATCTTGGCGTTATCAATAAGGAAAAATTTCAAAAGACACTGCAACAATGGCAGATTGCTGGAATAGTAACGAAAGGAGAATTGCCATAG
- the galU gene encoding UTP--glucose-1-phosphate uridylyltransferase GalU yields MPSKKVRKAVIPAAGLGTRFLPATKALAKEMLPIVDKPTIQFIVEEALKSGIEDILVVTGKSKRSIEDHFDSNFELEYNLEQKGKTDLLKLVNDTTAINLHFIRQSHPRGLGDAVLQAKAFVGNEPFVVMLGDDLMDITDDKAIPLTRQLMNDYEETHASTIAVMEVPHEDVSAYGVIAPQGEGVSGLYSVDTFVEKPAPKEAPSNLAIIGRYLLTPEIFTILETQEPGAGNEVQLTDAIDTLNKTQRVFAREFKGKRYDVGDKFGFMKTSIDYALKHPQVKEDLKAYIIELGKKLDQKSTQKNSD; encoded by the coding sequence ATGCCAAGTAAAAAAGTCAGAAAAGCTGTCATCCCTGCGGCAGGTTTAGGAACACGTTTCCTTCCTGCTACCAAGGCTCTTGCCAAAGAAATGCTACCAATTGTTGATAAACCAACCATTCAGTTTATCGTTGAAGAAGCTTTAAAATCAGGCATTGAAGACATCCTAGTGGTTACAGGTAAATCAAAACGTTCTATTGAAGATCATTTTGATTCAAATTTTGAACTTGAGTACAATCTTGAACAAAAAGGAAAAACAGATTTACTTAAACTCGTTAATGATACTACTGCAATCAATCTCCATTTTATCCGTCAAAGCCATCCGCGCGGGTTAGGTGATGCTGTTCTTCAGGCTAAAGCCTTTGTAGGTAATGAACCTTTCGTTGTTATGCTCGGTGATGATTTGATGGATATTACAGATGACAAGGCTATCCCTTTGACACGTCAACTCATGAACGATTATGAAGAAACGCATGCCTCAACGATTGCAGTCATGGAGGTTCCCCATGAAGATGTTTCTGCCTATGGTGTAATTGCTCCTCAAGGAGAAGGAGTTAGTGGCCTTTACAGTGTCGATACTTTTGTTGAAAAACCTGCTCCTAAGGAAGCGCCTAGCAATCTAGCTATCATTGGTCGTTACTTATTAACGCCGGAAATTTTTACAATTCTTGAAACACAAGAACCCGGTGCTGGCAACGAAGTTCAATTAACAGATGCCATTGATACTCTTAATAAAACACAACGTGTTTTTGCACGTGAATTTAAGGGAAAACGTTATGATGTTGGTGATAAATTTGGTTTCATGAAGACTTCAATTGATTATGCACTTAAACATCCACAAGTTAAAGAAGATTTAAAAGCTTATATTATTGAACTTGGTAAAAAATTAGACCAAAAATCGACTCAAAAGAACTCGGATTAA
- a CDS encoding rhomboid family intramembrane serine protease, giving the protein METFKKYPATSFLVLLTTLVFLTMQVVYLGQANTTLAVFNFGGMYGDLVVHNPNQLWRLITPIFVHIGWEHFLFNSLALYFVGQLAENIWGSWRFLLLYLLSGIMGNIFTLYLTPNVVAAGASTSLFGLFAAIVVLGYFGHNPYLKQLGRSYQALIVVNLIFNLFMPDISIAGHLGGIIGGICSAFILPSFAEGKLFSLRQRLPILILYLGLASGILYLAFNK; this is encoded by the coding sequence GTGGAGACCTTTAAAAAATATCCTGCAACTTCTTTTTTAGTCCTGCTAACGACTCTCGTTTTTTTGACGATGCAAGTTGTTTATTTAGGACAAGCAAATACCACCTTAGCTGTTTTTAATTTTGGTGGGATGTATGGTGACTTGGTTGTTCACAATCCTAATCAGCTTTGGCGTTTGATCACTCCGATTTTTGTTCATATCGGTTGGGAACATTTCCTATTTAATAGTTTAGCACTTTATTTTGTCGGTCAATTGGCAGAAAATATTTGGGGCTCGTGGCGATTTCTGCTCCTGTACCTTTTGTCAGGAATTATGGGAAATATTTTTACGCTTTATTTGACTCCAAATGTAGTTGCAGCAGGTGCTTCAACTTCTTTGTTTGGGCTTTTTGCGGCGATTGTTGTCCTAGGTTATTTTGGACACAACCCATATTTAAAACAGTTGGGACGCAGCTATCAAGCTTTAATTGTGGTTAATCTTATTTTTAATCTTTTTATGCCTGATATTAGTATTGCAGGACATCTAGGAGGGATTATTGGTGGGATTTGCTCTGCTTTTATATTGCCTAGTTTTGCTGAAGGAAAACTTTTCTCTCTTAGGCAACGCTTGCCCATTTTAATTTTGTATTTAGGCCTTGCTTCTGGAATCCTTTATCTAGCCTTTAATAAATAA